One genomic segment of Aureimonas sp. AU20 includes these proteins:
- a CDS encoding SDR family oxidoreductase: MKVLILGGYGVFGGRLVELLGDVDGVEMLVCGRSLERAQTFCASYRGLARVRPLALDRTDISEALHAEKPNLVVDASGPFQDYGSDPYDVIECCIAAGIDYLDFADGADFVFGVSAFDERAKAAGVAVLSGVSSFPVLTAAVLRKMAATMEIHAVEGGIAPSPYAGIGLNVMRAVVGYAGGPVKLLRDGKASSAPGLTESRRFTVAVPGRLPLRNLRFSLVDVPDLQVIPPEHPSIGDIWMGAAPLPEVLHRMLNILAKSRARFGLPPLTPFAKLFHAVLNRLRFGEHRGGMIVRAHGRAAGRDVVRSWHLLAEGDDGPLIPSMAIEALVRKRMSGERPESGARSAVRALELEDYEAVFQRRTIVSGFRDGHDGGTIYRSILGPALDELPAPVRDLHSGSAERRWTGSASVRRGSGILARLLCAAFGFPATAERAPATVTFAPERDGERWTRTIGGSTFRSHQSVGTGRDEYLLIERFGVARYSIALVRAGNRLFFVPRRWSVWKIPMPKPLLPSGESFETEIDGRFAFDITIRAPLVGLVVAYRGTLEPEAGPTFSDVGREAEPVS, translated from the coding sequence ATGAAAGTTCTGATCCTGGGCGGCTACGGCGTCTTCGGCGGACGTTTGGTCGAGCTCCTCGGCGATGTCGACGGCGTGGAGATGCTCGTCTGCGGGCGCAGCCTGGAGCGCGCGCAGACTTTTTGCGCGTCGTATCGAGGCTTAGCTCGCGTCCGACCTCTCGCGCTCGACCGGACGGATATTTCGGAGGCGTTGCACGCGGAGAAACCGAACCTGGTGGTGGACGCTTCGGGTCCTTTTCAGGACTACGGTTCCGACCCCTATGACGTGATCGAGTGCTGCATAGCGGCGGGGATCGACTATCTCGATTTCGCCGACGGGGCCGATTTCGTCTTCGGCGTCTCGGCCTTCGACGAGCGGGCGAAGGCGGCGGGCGTCGCCGTTCTATCCGGTGTCAGCAGCTTTCCCGTGCTGACCGCCGCCGTTCTTCGAAAGATGGCGGCGACGATGGAGATCCACGCCGTGGAGGGTGGCATCGCGCCGTCGCCCTATGCCGGGATCGGGCTCAACGTCATGCGCGCCGTCGTCGGCTATGCCGGCGGGCCGGTGAAGCTGCTGCGCGACGGCAAGGCTTCCAGCGCCCCGGGCCTCACGGAAAGCCGCCGCTTCACGGTGGCCGTGCCGGGTCGCCTGCCGCTGCGAAACCTGCGCTTCTCGCTGGTCGACGTGCCGGATCTTCAGGTCATCCCGCCCGAGCATCCGTCGATCGGAGACATCTGGATGGGGGCCGCCCCCCTGCCGGAAGTCCTGCACCGGATGCTCAACATCCTGGCCAAGTCGAGGGCGCGCTTCGGACTGCCGCCTCTCACGCCCTTTGCGAAACTGTTTCATGCGGTCCTGAACCGGCTTCGCTTCGGCGAGCATCGCGGCGGAATGATCGTGCGCGCGCATGGCCGCGCGGCGGGGCGCGATGTCGTGCGCAGCTGGCATCTTCTGGCTGAAGGAGACGACGGCCCGCTCATTCCGTCCATGGCGATCGAGGCGCTCGTTCGAAAGCGGATGAGCGGCGAGCGACCGGAAAGCGGGGCCCGTTCGGCGGTTCGCGCGCTGGAACTGGAGGATTACGAGGCGGTTTTCCAACGCCGCACCATTGTTTCCGGGTTTCGGGACGGTCATGACGGCGGCACGATCTATCGCAGCATCCTGGGGCCGGCCCTCGACGAGTTGCCCGCTCCCGTCCGCGACCTGCATTCGGGCTCGGCGGAACGACGCTGGACCGGGTCGGCCAGCGTGCGGCGGGGAAGCGGCATCCTCGCCCGCCTTCTCTGCGCGGCTTTCGGCTTCCCGGCAACGGCCGAGCGAGCGCCGGCAACGGTTACGTTTGCCCCGGAGCGGGACGGCGAGCGGTGGACGCGGACCATCGGCGGGTCGACGTTCCGGTCGCATCAATCCGTCGGGACCGGACGCGACGAATATCTGCTGATCGAGCGGTTCGGGGTCGCGCGCTATTCGATAGCCTTGGTTCGGGCCGGCAATCGGCTCTTCTTCGTGCCGCGACGGTGGTCGGTCTGGAAAATCCCGATGCCGAAACCCCTGCTGCCTTCGGGCGAGAGCTTCGAGACCGAGATCGACGGCCGGTTCGCCTTCGACATCACGATCCGCGCGCCGCTCGTCGGACTGGTCGTCGCCTATCGCGGCACGCTGGAGCCCGAGGCGGGTCCCACCTTTTCCGACGTCGGCCGCGAAGCCGAACCGGTTTCGTGA
- a CDS encoding aldolase, protein MAHELDLKTAMPALLRNQSLDNEAVRQARVDLAACFRMAARLGLQEGICNHFSAMVPGHDELFLVNPYGWAFNEITASRLLICDFEGHVVAGQGQPEATAFYIHARLHKTLPRATAAFHTHMPNATALSMVEGQPLVWAGQTSLKFYGRTAVDENYNGLALDESEGDRIAAAMGDADIVFLKNHGVMVLGPTIAEAFDDLYYLERAAEVQVKAMSLGRPLKPIAPEIAARAARQMREGDPESARLHLESVKRQLLRSEPDFAH, encoded by the coding sequence TTGGCTCACGAACTCGACCTCAAGACCGCCATGCCCGCGCTTCTGCGCAACCAGTCGCTGGACAACGAGGCGGTGCGCCAGGCCCGCGTCGATCTCGCCGCCTGTTTCCGCATGGCCGCCCGGCTCGGCCTTCAGGAGGGCATCTGCAACCATTTCTCGGCCATGGTGCCAGGCCATGACGAGTTGTTCCTGGTCAATCCCTATGGCTGGGCCTTCAACGAGATCACCGCCTCCCGGCTTCTGATCTGCGATTTCGAGGGGCATGTCGTGGCCGGCCAGGGCCAGCCCGAGGCGACGGCCTTCTATATCCACGCCCGGCTGCACAAGACGCTGCCGCGCGCCACCGCCGCCTTCCACACCCATATGCCGAACGCCACCGCGCTTTCCATGGTGGAAGGCCAGCCCTTGGTCTGGGCCGGGCAGACCTCGCTGAAATTCTACGGCCGCACCGCTGTGGACGAAAACTACAACGGTCTGGCGCTGGACGAGAGCGAGGGCGATCGCATCGCCGCCGCGATGGGCGATGCCGATATCGTCTTCCTGAAGAACCACGGCGTCATGGTGCTGGGGCCGACGATCGCTGAGGCCTTCGACGATCTCTACTATCTCGAACGCGCGGCCGAAGTGCAGGTGAAGGCCATGTCGCTCGGCCGTCCGCTGAAGCCCATCGCGCCCGAGATCGCGGCCCGTGCCGCGCGCCAGATGCGCGAGGGCGATCCTGAAAGCGCCCGCCTCCATCTGGAAAGCGTCAAGCGCCAGCTCCTGCGCTCTGAGCCCGACTTCGCGCACTGA
- a CDS encoding proline iminopeptidase-family hydrolase, protein MSVAADTVEGFADYGPYKTWYRVTGDLDAAPLPLVIAHGGPGCTHDYVDSFKELSANGRAVIHYDQIGNGRSTHLPDKGGDFWTVDFFLGELDNLLDHLGIRSRYALLGQSWGGMLGSEHAVRRPAGLKALILANSLASMDLWVAGAAQLRAELPAEVQEALDRHEAAGTTQDPEYLTASRVFYDRHVCRVTPWPDEVARTFLAVESDPTVYHTMNGPNEFHVVGTMRNWTVIDRLPLIEAPTLVFRGAYDEATPECVQPFIDRIPSVESEVFPQSSHMPHVEEKDACLARVEAFLRKHDG, encoded by the coding sequence ATGTCCGTCGCAGCCGACACCGTTGAGGGTTTTGCCGATTACGGTCCCTACAAGACCTGGTACCGCGTCACCGGCGATCTCGATGCCGCCCCCCTGCCGCTGGTGATCGCCCATGGCGGGCCGGGCTGCACGCACGACTATGTCGACAGCTTCAAGGAGCTGAGCGCCAACGGCCGGGCCGTGATCCATTACGACCAGATCGGCAATGGTCGCTCGACCCATCTGCCGGACAAGGGCGGCGACTTCTGGACCGTGGACTTCTTCCTTGGCGAACTCGACAACCTCCTCGACCATCTCGGCATTCGGAGCCGCTACGCTCTCCTTGGCCAGTCCTGGGGCGGAATGCTGGGGTCGGAGCACGCCGTTCGCCGACCGGCCGGGCTGAAGGCGCTGATCCTCGCCAACTCGCTGGCTTCGATGGACCTTTGGGTCGCCGGCGCGGCGCAGCTGCGCGCCGAACTGCCGGCGGAGGTGCAGGAAGCGCTCGACCGGCACGAGGCCGCCGGCACCACGCAGGACCCGGAATACCTGACGGCGAGCCGCGTCTTCTACGACCGCCATGTCTGCCGCGTCACCCCCTGGCCGGACGAGGTGGCGCGCACCTTCCTGGCGGTGGAAAGCGATCCCACAGTCTACCACACGATGAACGGGCCGAACGAGTTCCACGTCGTCGGCACCATGCGCAACTGGACCGTGATCGATCGCCTTCCCCTCATCGAGGCGCCGACGCTGGTTTTCCGGGGCGCCTATGACGAAGCGACGCCCGAATGCGTCCAACCCTTCATCGACCGCATTCCGAGCGTGGAATCGGAGGTCTTTCCCCAGTCGAGCCACATGCCGCATGTGGAGGAAAAGGACGCGTGTCTCGCCCGCGTCGAAGCCTTCCTGCGAAAACACGACGGGTGA
- a CDS encoding helix-turn-helix transcriptional regulator, whose protein sequence is MSILSDLSDRLLPGMGFDPALDAALDLVERAGFTSVIYDYTPVPRSHDGVLITPNILEARRVPDDMMRLWRDGFYQLDPVQDAALSSAAPFVWSAFGPQSRIMETVLCERHGPVLGYMRDMRFSCGVTVPIHHPGGDLATFTAICVDAERDFGEAAARLAPAIGLLGQTFHDIVQTGFSPDTRRSRAMRLSPREIQCLSLCAEGLTAKEIARRLDRSVPTVTLHLNSAGRKLGARNRFQAVARAAHYRLLGAAS, encoded by the coding sequence ATGTCGATCCTGTCCGATCTTTCCGACCGCCTCCTGCCCGGCATGGGCTTCGATCCCGCGCTGGACGCCGCCCTGGACTTGGTGGAGCGCGCGGGCTTCACCTCCGTCATCTACGACTACACGCCCGTTCCGCGCAGCCATGACGGCGTTCTCATCACGCCCAACATCTTGGAAGCGCGCCGGGTGCCGGACGACATGATGCGCCTGTGGCGGGACGGGTTCTACCAGCTCGACCCCGTGCAGGACGCCGCCCTGTCTTCGGCCGCGCCCTTCGTCTGGTCGGCCTTCGGGCCGCAGAGCCGGATCATGGAAACGGTCCTGTGCGAGCGGCACGGGCCGGTTCTCGGCTATATGCGCGACATGCGCTTTTCCTGCGGCGTCACGGTGCCGATCCACCATCCCGGCGGGGATCTGGCGACCTTCACGGCGATCTGCGTCGATGCCGAGCGCGACTTCGGAGAAGCGGCAGCGCGCCTTGCGCCAGCGATCGGGCTTCTCGGCCAGACCTTCCACGACATCGTCCAGACCGGGTTCTCGCCGGACACGCGCCGCTCGCGCGCCATGCGCCTGTCGCCGCGCGAGATTCAGTGCCTCAGCCTTTGCGCGGAAGGCCTGACGGCGAAGGAGATCGCGCGGCGGCTGGATCGCTCCGTGCCGACCGTGACGCTGCATCTCAACAGCGCCGGGCGCAAGCTCGGCGCGCGCAACCGGTTCCAGGCCGTCGCCCGCGCGGCCCATTACCGGCTTCTGGGTGCGGCCTCTTAA
- a CDS encoding ABC transporter substrate-binding protein, which translates to MRPRVLAALLAGGAVLTAWGASPTLAQEKGGTLRLLARAAAGTIDPHINYTLQQWQIFYIAYDGLVTFRKAGDQTGFEVVADLAEALPTPENDGKTYRFKLRPGIKFSNGQDLTTDDVVASFQRIFKVSGPTAGTFYNGIVGADKCLAAPADCTLEGGVVADKAAGTVTINLSAPDGEFLQKLAVPHAYIVPAGTASSDQGTTPIPGTGAYAIQSYDPNAALKLARNPNFKEWSAEAQPEGMVDEISYDFGLTEEAAVTAIQNGDADWMFDAPPPDRLAEIGTQYAAQVSLHPLSAMWYAPMNTRLAPFDNAKARQAVNFAIDRNALVKLFGGANLAQPACQILPPGFPGYTPYCPYTAAPGTTWSAPDMEKAKALVAESGTAGQEVKIIAEDTVVSRAVGVYLQDVLTELGYKASVQPISQNLQFTYIQNTNNKVQISISQWFQDYPSPSNFLNVLFSCASFHPGSDASVNIAGFCDEAVEAKMKEAFAAGVSDAKAALPVWTEVDKMVTDAAPAAVLFTPKRVDFVSSRVQNFTFSPQFYAIFSKLAVQ; encoded by the coding sequence ATGAGACCTCGTGTTCTTGCCGCCCTGCTCGCGGGCGGAGCCGTCCTCACGGCCTGGGGCGCCTCCCCGACGCTCGCCCAGGAAAAGGGCGGAACGCTGCGGCTTCTCGCCCGCGCCGCCGCCGGCACGATCGATCCCCATATCAACTACACGCTGCAGCAATGGCAGATCTTCTACATCGCCTATGACGGGCTGGTGACCTTCCGCAAGGCCGGAGACCAGACGGGCTTCGAGGTGGTGGCCGATCTCGCCGAGGCGCTGCCGACGCCCGAGAACGACGGCAAGACCTACCGGTTCAAGCTGCGGCCGGGCATCAAGTTCTCCAACGGGCAGGATCTGACGACGGACGATGTCGTCGCCTCCTTCCAGCGCATCTTCAAAGTGTCGGGACCGACCGCCGGCACATTCTACAACGGCATCGTCGGGGCCGATAAGTGTCTGGCGGCGCCCGCCGACTGCACGCTCGAAGGCGGCGTCGTCGCCGACAAGGCCGCCGGCACGGTCACGATCAATCTCAGCGCGCCGGACGGCGAGTTCCTCCAGAAGCTCGCCGTGCCGCATGCCTATATCGTGCCCGCCGGAACCGCTTCGAGCGACCAGGGCACGACGCCGATCCCCGGCACGGGCGCCTATGCCATCCAGTCCTACGATCCGAACGCCGCGCTCAAGCTCGCGCGCAACCCGAACTTCAAGGAATGGAGCGCCGAGGCGCAGCCCGAAGGGATGGTGGACGAGATCTCCTACGATTTCGGCCTGACGGAGGAAGCGGCCGTGACCGCGATCCAGAACGGCGACGCCGACTGGATGTTCGACGCGCCCCCGCCCGATCGTCTGGCCGAGATCGGCACGCAATATGCGGCCCAAGTGTCGCTGCATCCGTTGTCGGCCATGTGGTACGCGCCGATGAACACGCGCCTCGCGCCCTTCGACAATGCCAAGGCGCGGCAGGCGGTGAACTTCGCCATCGATCGCAACGCGTTGGTGAAGCTCTTCGGCGGCGCGAACCTCGCCCAGCCGGCCTGCCAGATCCTGCCGCCCGGCTTCCCCGGCTACACGCCCTATTGCCCCTACACCGCCGCGCCCGGCACCACATGGTCGGCGCCCGACATGGAAAAGGCCAAGGCGCTGGTGGCCGAAAGCGGCACCGCCGGTCAGGAGGTGAAGATCATCGCCGAGGACACGGTCGTGTCCCGCGCCGTCGGTGTCTATCTCCAGGACGTGCTCACCGAACTCGGATACAAGGCGAGCGTCCAGCCGATCTCCCAGAACCTTCAGTTCACCTACATTCAGAACACCAACAACAAGGTGCAGATCTCGATCTCGCAGTGGTTTCAGGATTACCCCTCGCCGTCCAACTTCCTGAACGTCCTGTTCTCCTGCGCCTCGTTCCATCCCGGCTCCGACGCGTCGGTCAACATCGCGGGATTCTGCGACGAGGCGGTCGAGGCCAAGATGAAGGAGGCCTTCGCCGCCGGGGTGAGCGACGCCAAGGCCGCCCTGCCGGTCTGGACTGAAGTCGACAAGATGGTGACCGACGCCGCGCCCGCAGCCGTCCTCTTCACGCCCAAGCGCGTCGACTTCGTCTCCTCGCGGGTGCAGAACTTCACCTTCAGCCCGCAGTTCTACGCGATCTTCTCCAAGCTCGCGGTTCAGTAA
- a CDS encoding ABC transporter permease: protein MTDRSLPHPVPAAGLAQAPVPVASPGPWAIAWRRLKRDRAAMVALLVLVLVALSCLCAPLYASHVSGTNPFATNLNGQIRLDGQARPVLEPSTTGLGLGMTPIGPTWRWGPYMLGADNQGRDIAARMLYGGRNSLLIAGTATILTLTLAVVVGLACGFFGGIVDGVLNRILDVLWAFPIYLLAISLSIVLIAQGVTIGPIEVKAGSLWLPIAIIGIVYVPYVARPIRGQTLSLMQSEFVAAATALGVPPWRVFFKDLLPNVVPRVIVMVPILLALNMITESSLSFLSIGVQPPDASWGTIIQDGQGLLYSRPIVALAPGLAIALTVLALNILGDGVRDAFDPRAKVRIA, encoded by the coding sequence GTGACCGATCGCAGTCTTCCCCATCCCGTTCCCGCCGCCGGCCTCGCGCAGGCGCCAGTTCCCGTCGCCTCGCCCGGTCCCTGGGCCATCGCGTGGCGGCGCCTGAAGCGGGACCGCGCCGCGATGGTCGCGCTTCTCGTTCTCGTTCTGGTCGCGCTGTCCTGCCTCTGCGCGCCGCTCTACGCCTCGCATGTGTCGGGCACCAATCCCTTCGCCACCAATCTCAACGGCCAGATCAGGCTGGACGGACAGGCGCGGCCGGTTCTGGAGCCTTCCACCACCGGGCTCGGCCTCGGCATGACGCCGATCGGCCCGACCTGGCGCTGGGGGCCGTATATGCTGGGGGCCGACAACCAGGGGCGGGACATCGCCGCGCGCATGCTCTACGGCGGGCGCAACTCGCTGCTGATCGCCGGGACGGCGACGATCCTCACCCTCACGCTCGCCGTCGTGGTGGGGCTCGCCTGCGGCTTCTTCGGCGGGATCGTGGACGGCGTCCTCAACCGGATTCTGGACGTGCTCTGGGCCTTCCCGATCTATCTCCTCGCGATCTCGCTTTCGATCGTGCTCATCGCGCAAGGCGTCACGATCGGCCCGATCGAGGTCAAGGCCGGCAGTCTCTGGCTTCCGATCGCCATCATCGGCATCGTCTACGTGCCCTATGTCGCGCGCCCGATCCGCGGCCAGACCCTGTCCCTCATGCAGTCGGAATTCGTGGCCGCCGCCACCGCGCTGGGTGTGCCGCCCTGGCGCGTCTTCTTCAAGGACCTCCTGCCCAACGTCGTGCCGCGCGTCATCGTGATGGTGCCGATCCTGCTCGCGCTCAACATGATCACCGAATCTTCCCTGTCCTTTCTGTCGATCGGCGTTCAGCCGCCGGACGCCTCCTGGGGCACGATCATCCAGGATGGGCAGGGCCTTCTTTATTCCAGGCCCATCGTGGCGCTGGCGCCGGGCCTTGCGATCGCGCTGACCGTTCTGGCGCTCAACATCCTCGGCGACGGAGTGCGCGACGCCTTCGATCCACGCGCCAAGGTGAGGATCGCCTGA
- a CDS encoding ABC transporter permease yields MLFAILSRLGRLVFVMFGISVIVFLIFFATPGADPAARIAGRNASPQTLEQVRQSFGLDQPLPVQYGLMMKRLFITQDLTSFVNRGQKVVPAVTKAIPVTLSLVLGAAVLWVFGGLVVGVAAAAMRGSVADKALMAISLVGVSMPVFWVGEVMNLLSQSRLHHTFLFSWVPPLGYKPLLTDPVGWFKALLIPWVTLAILYIGLYGRILRADLIETMQEDFVRTARAKGLSEGRILLRHGVRSSLVAFVTMFGLDFGALIGGGALLTEVVFGLRGVGKMTYDALQTLDLPVILATVLYASFFVVAANALVDALYAVIDPRVRDAH; encoded by the coding sequence ATGCTCTTCGCGATCCTCTCCCGCCTCGGCCGGCTCGTCTTCGTGATGTTCGGCATCAGCGTGATCGTGTTCCTGATCTTCTTCGCGACGCCCGGCGCCGACCCCGCCGCCCGCATCGCCGGGCGCAACGCCTCGCCTCAGACGCTCGAACAGGTCCGTCAGAGCTTCGGGCTCGATCAGCCGCTGCCCGTTCAATATGGGCTGATGATGAAGCGGCTCTTCATCACGCAGGACCTCACCTCCTTCGTCAATCGCGGGCAGAAGGTCGTGCCCGCCGTGACCAAGGCCATTCCGGTCACGCTTTCGCTGGTTCTCGGCGCCGCCGTGCTCTGGGTCTTCGGCGGCCTCGTCGTCGGCGTCGCGGCCGCCGCCATGCGCGGCAGCGTCGCCGACAAGGCGCTGATGGCGATCAGCCTCGTCGGCGTGTCCATGCCGGTCTTCTGGGTCGGCGAGGTGATGAACCTCCTCTCGCAGAGCCGGCTGCATCACACGTTTCTCTTCTCCTGGGTGCCGCCGCTCGGCTACAAGCCGCTGCTCACCGATCCCGTCGGCTGGTTCAAGGCGCTGCTCATTCCCTGGGTGACGCTCGCCATTCTCTATATCGGCCTTTACGGCCGCATCCTTCGCGCCGATCTCATCGAGACCATGCAGGAAGACTTCGTGCGCACGGCGCGCGCCAAGGGCCTTTCGGAAGGGCGCATTCTCCTGCGCCACGGCGTTCGCTCCTCGCTGGTCGCCTTCGTCACCATGTTCGGCCTCGATTTCGGCGCGCTGATCGGCGGCGGCGCGCTCTTGACGGAGGTGGTCTTCGGCCTGCGCGGCGTCGGGAAGATGACCTACGACGCGCTCCAGACGCTCGATCTGCCGGTGATCCTCGCCACCGTTCTCTACGCCTCCTTCTTCGTGGTGGCCGCCAACGCGCTGGTGGACGCCCTCTATGCCGTGATCGATCCGAGGGTCCGCGATGCCCACTGA
- a CDS encoding ABC transporter ATP-binding protein, whose product MPTEPLLAIRDLKVAFRTERGLVRAVDGVSFDVERGEVLGLVGESGSGKTQTLLSILGLILDPNAELSGSVRLGGEELVGMAPRRLRRIRGAKAAMIFQDPMTALTPVHKVGAQIVEQIRAHSGLSAKAAREKALSLLAEVGIPDPVGVFARYPHQLSGGMRQRVVIAMAVSCEPSLIVADEPTTALDVTVQAQILALLDRLRRDHGTGIVFVTHDLGVVSEIADRVAVMYAGRIVESGPVEALFSAPRHPYTHGLFNSIPPLRGPRPPRLTGIPGLPPSNGAPIEGCAFAPRCVYAFAPCAARPPLVPEGAQSVACFLPDAAKARFRRDQGLAA is encoded by the coding sequence ATGCCCACTGAGCCGCTTCTGGCGATCCGCGACCTGAAGGTCGCCTTCCGCACCGAGCGCGGGCTGGTCCGCGCCGTGGACGGCGTGTCCTTCGACGTCGAGCGCGGCGAGGTGCTGGGGCTCGTGGGCGAATCCGGCTCGGGCAAGACGCAGACGCTCCTGTCGATCCTCGGCCTGATCCTCGACCCCAATGCCGAGCTGTCCGGCTCCGTGCGGCTCGGCGGCGAGGAACTGGTGGGCATGGCGCCTCGGCGCCTGCGCCGCATCCGGGGCGCCAAGGCCGCGATGATCTTTCAGGACCCGATGACGGCGCTGACGCCGGTTCACAAGGTCGGCGCGCAGATCGTGGAACAGATCCGCGCCCATTCCGGCCTCTCGGCCAAGGCTGCCCGCGAGAAGGCGCTGTCGCTTCTCGCCGAAGTCGGCATCCCCGACCCTGTCGGCGTCTTCGCGCGCTATCCGCACCAGCTCTCGGGCGGCATGCGCCAGCGTGTCGTGATCGCCATGGCGGTCTCCTGCGAGCCGAGCCTGATCGTGGCGGACGAGCCGACCACGGCCCTCGACGTGACGGTGCAGGCGCAGATCCTCGCGCTTCTCGACCGGCTGCGCCGCGACCACGGCACCGGCATCGTCTTCGTCACGCACGATCTCGGCGTCGTGTCGGAGATCGCCGACCGCGTGGCCGTGATGTATGCCGGGCGGATCGTGGAAAGCGGGCCGGTCGAAGCGCTCTTCTCCGCGCCCCGCCATCCCTACACGCATGGTCTGTTCAACTCGATCCCGCCGCTGCGCGGGCCGCGCCCGCCGCGCCTGACGGGCATTCCCGGCCTGCCGCCCTCGAACGGCGCGCCGATCGAAGGCTGCGCCTTCGCGCCCCGCTGCGTCTACGCTTTCGCGCCTTGCGCGGCGCGCCCGCCGCTCGTGCCCGAAGGGGCGCAGAGCGTCGCCTGTTTCCTGCCGGACGCCGCCAAGGCGCGCTTCCGGCGCGACCAAGGACTCGCCGCATGA
- a CDS encoding ABC transporter ATP-binding protein, which yields MSPVGATPAPSLPRPLLRASGITKRYTVGQSLIAARRRVLTAVDNVSFDVMPGETLGLVGESGCGKSTLGRCLTRLHDLSEGRLEFDGTEIGDLSLSRLRPLRAGLQMVFQDPYASLNPRRRIGDLLAEPLRVHGLAKGGEIEGRLEELLRSVELPADFARRYPHELSGGQRQRIGIARALALKPKLIVADEAVSALDVSVQAQIVNLFCDLRDRHNLTYVFIAHDLAVVRQISTRVAVMVLGSIVEIGEVDSLFENPRHPYTSMLLDAIPEPHARGRKTRDRAAAPVRELPSPLKAPPGCRFEPRCPKARDVCRTTRPLLEAKGGNTLAACHFPS from the coding sequence ATGAGCCCCGTCGGCGCTACGCCCGCTCCCAGCCTTCCCCGCCCGCTGCTGCGCGCCAGCGGCATCACCAAGCGATACACGGTCGGCCAGTCCCTGATCGCCGCGCGGCGCCGCGTCCTGACCGCCGTCGACAACGTCTCCTTTGACGTGATGCCCGGCGAGACGCTGGGGCTCGTCGGCGAATCCGGCTGCGGCAAGTCCACGCTCGGCCGCTGCCTGACGCGGCTTCACGATCTATCCGAAGGGCGGCTCGAATTCGACGGCACCGAGATCGGCGACCTATCCCTGTCGCGCCTGCGCCCCCTGCGGGCCGGGCTCCAGATGGTGTTTCAGGACCCTTACGCCTCGCTCAACCCGCGACGGCGCATCGGCGATCTGCTGGCCGAGCCGCTGCGGGTCCATGGCCTTGCCAAGGGCGGCGAGATCGAGGGCCGGCTCGAGGAGCTTCTGCGCAGCGTGGAACTCCCCGCCGACTTCGCCCGGCGCTATCCCCACGAGCTCTCCGGCGGCCAGCGCCAGCGCATCGGCATCGCCCGCGCGCTGGCGCTGAAGCCCAAGCTCATCGTCGCGGACGAGGCGGTGTCGGCGCTGGACGTCTCCGTCCAGGCGCAGATCGTCAATCTCTTCTGCGATCTTCGCGATCGCCACAACCTGACCTATGTCTTCATCGCCCACGATCTGGCGGTGGTGCGGCAGATCTCGACCCGCGTCGCGGTGATGGTTCTCGGCAGCATCGTGGAGATCGGCGAGGTGGATTCCCTCTTCGAGAACCCGCGCCATCCCTATACGAGCATGCTTCTCGACGCGATTCCCGAGCCGCACGCGCGCGGTCGCAAGACACGCGATCGCGCCGCTGCGCCAGTGCGCGAGTTGCCGAGCCCGCTGAAGGCGCCGCCCGGATGCCGCTTCGAGCCCCGCTGCCCGAAGGCGCGCGATGTTTGCCGGACGACGCGGCCCCTGCTGGAGGCCAAGGGCGGAAACACGCTGGCGGCCTGCCATTTTCCGTCCTGA